In Nocardia sputorum, a single genomic region encodes these proteins:
- a CDS encoding TraR/DksA family transcriptional regulator, whose protein sequence is MTHAYPVSRASLSEHLPVLRAALNQQRRFRLQQLAELEAEIDRAGEPADAAAAARHEVDGKLAAAARQALADIEAALMLIATGRYGRCRRCHAEIPIRLLRTIPTTQWCLRCHRHLPSADGSRVIRGQRPGRPSRAPRRGRSAKRETLAP, encoded by the coding sequence ATGACCCACGCATACCCCGTTTCCCGCGCAAGCCTCAGTGAACACCTACCCGTGCTGCGCGCCGCACTGAACCAGCAACGCCGTTTCCGCCTGCAACAACTGGCCGAACTCGAAGCCGAGATCGACCGCGCAGGTGAGCCCGCCGACGCGGCCGCCGCGGCCAGACACGAGGTCGACGGCAAACTGGCCGCGGCGGCACGGCAAGCCCTGGCGGACATCGAGGCAGCTCTCATGCTCATCGCCACCGGACGCTACGGCCGGTGCCGTCGCTGTCACGCCGAGATCCCGATTCGCCTGCTGCGCACCATTCCCACTACCCAGTGGTGCTTGCGGTGCCATCGGCATCTCCCGTCCGCCGACGGATCCCGCGTGATCCGAGGACAGCGGCCTGGGCGACCCTCCCGAGCGCCGCGACGCGGCCGGTCGGCGAAAAGAGAGACGCTCGCGCCGTGA
- a CDS encoding DUF4129 domain-containing protein, with translation MIVLITLLAFAAIALHGYIPGITETESRRHVPSALSVALMPVLLTVSIVILLAGVIASQHRLPLAMPEQEREDERTQWRLGRVGLALLGALALLGVLFAAAAAIYFLGASKSSEPARPAAPATTTGTPPEHGTPPSAEYDPKSAELTGTALVLAGIAAAGLVTVAMSGLVVVAVSTRRKPAPAAAQPVAATPTAADSLARAAEMGLAAMNAPGQDPRTAIIACYVAMERGLASDRAAAPLVSDTPMEVLARAFERGALHDASARELVALFEEARFSPHAMLEWQRMRAEQLLRIVLADLQGEVPA, from the coding sequence GTGATCGTCCTGATCACGCTGCTGGCTTTTGCCGCCATCGCCCTGCACGGATACATCCCAGGAATTACCGAAACCGAGTCGCGCAGGCACGTCCCGTCCGCTCTGTCGGTCGCGCTCATGCCGGTGCTGCTCACCGTGTCGATCGTGATCCTGCTGGCCGGGGTGATCGCCAGTCAGCACCGTTTGCCGCTGGCCATGCCCGAGCAGGAACGGGAGGACGAACGCACGCAGTGGCGTCTCGGGCGCGTCGGCCTCGCACTGCTCGGCGCGCTGGCGCTGCTCGGAGTGCTGTTCGCGGCCGCAGCGGCGATCTACTTCCTCGGCGCGAGCAAGTCGAGCGAACCCGCGCGCCCCGCGGCGCCCGCCACCACCACGGGCACGCCGCCGGAGCACGGAACGCCGCCGTCCGCCGAATACGACCCGAAGTCGGCGGAGCTGACCGGTACGGCGCTGGTACTGGCCGGAATCGCGGCCGCGGGCTTGGTGACGGTGGCGATGAGCGGTCTGGTCGTGGTCGCGGTGTCGACCCGGCGCAAGCCCGCTCCGGCGGCCGCGCAGCCGGTCGCGGCGACCCCCACCGCGGCGGACTCGCTGGCCCGCGCGGCCGAGATGGGCCTGGCCGCGATGAACGCTCCGGGTCAGGACCCGCGCACCGCGATCATCGCCTGCTACGTCGCGATGGAGCGCGGTCTCGCCTCCGACCGCGCGGCCGCACCGCTCGTCTCGGACACCCCGATGGAAGTGCTGGCCCGCGCGTTCGAACGCGGCGCGCTGCACGACGCGTCCGCCCGCGAGCTGGTCGCCCTTTTCGAGGAAGCCAGATTCAGCCCGCACGCCATGCTGGAATGGCAACGGATGCGAGCCGAGCAATTGCTGCGCATCGTGCTCGCCGACCTGCAAGGGGAGGTGCCCGCGTGA
- a CDS encoding DUF58 domain-containing protein, producing MRHRDASSAVDAELRWRPAPLVFMLAGCAAAALVLAVVLGRWQLLVFAAPLLGVLATAPWQQSSTRIQVDGGGTLRCFETEEVTLTVAAFVEKGHALLRLKPQSSAGLGMQVEEASDSGVAPAGLRLALSAGRWGRYPVSVRVSALSPAGLAVATAILPAGELFVYPITDPQRMRLPRTELPERLGTHLTRRHGPGVEYADIRAYAPGDQLRIVNWPVSARRGRLYVTERLTNRSADVVVLVDTSQQAPGPATDSLELSVRGAAQVVQSTLQAGDRTAVVCLGQAPRWLRPDIGRRQFYRIVDTVLDVGDEHIPTTGTLAPHAAVPLGAIVVAFSTLLDTQFALALIDLRKRGHVVIVVDVLRGTPFREDLDPILAKMWQLERAAMYRDMGTVGVDIVAWPEDARLDQIMRALPEHRRTVRVRR from the coding sequence ATGAGGCACCGTGACGCCAGCTCCGCGGTCGACGCCGAATTGCGGTGGCGGCCCGCCCCGCTGGTCTTCATGCTCGCTGGATGCGCCGCGGCGGCCCTGGTGCTCGCAGTGGTCCTCGGCAGGTGGCAGCTGCTGGTGTTCGCCGCGCCGCTGCTCGGCGTGCTGGCCACCGCGCCGTGGCAGCAGTCCTCGACCCGGATCCAGGTCGACGGCGGCGGCACGCTGCGCTGCTTCGAGACCGAGGAGGTGACGCTCACCGTCGCCGCCTTCGTCGAGAAGGGGCACGCGCTGCTGCGCCTGAAACCGCAGAGCTCGGCAGGGCTGGGAATGCAGGTCGAAGAGGCCAGCGATTCCGGAGTCGCGCCCGCCGGGTTGCGCTTGGCCCTCTCGGCGGGCAGGTGGGGGCGCTACCCGGTGTCGGTGCGGGTCTCGGCGCTGAGCCCCGCCGGGCTCGCGGTCGCCACCGCGATACTGCCCGCGGGCGAGTTGTTCGTGTATCCGATCACCGATCCGCAGCGCATGCGCTTGCCGCGCACGGAGCTCCCCGAGCGGCTCGGCACCCACCTGACCCGCAGGCACGGCCCCGGCGTCGAATACGCGGACATCCGCGCCTACGCGCCCGGCGATCAGTTGCGCATCGTGAACTGGCCGGTGAGCGCGCGGCGGGGGCGGTTGTATGTCACCGAGCGGCTGACCAACCGGTCCGCGGACGTCGTGGTGCTGGTGGACACCTCCCAGCAGGCGCCGGGACCGGCCACCGATTCGCTGGAGCTGTCGGTGCGCGGCGCGGCGCAGGTGGTGCAGTCGACCCTGCAGGCGGGCGATCGGACGGCGGTGGTCTGCCTCGGCCAGGCGCCGCGCTGGCTGCGGCCGGACATCGGACGCCGCCAGTTCTACCGCATCGTGGACACCGTGCTCGACGTCGGCGACGAGCACATCCCCACCACCGGCACGCTCGCGCCGCACGCGGCGGTGCCGCTCGGCGCGATCGTGGTGGCGTTCTCCACGCTGCTGGACACGCAGTTCGCGCTCGCGTTGATCGACCTGCGCAAGCGCGGGCACGTGGTGATCGTGGTGGACGTCCTGCGCGGCACGCCGTTCCGGGAAGATCTCGACCCGATCCTGGCCAAGATGTGGCAGCTCGAGCGCGCGGCCATGTACCGGGACATGGGTACCGTCGGCGTCGACATCGTGGCGTGGCCGGAGGACGCGCGCCTGGACCAGATCATGCGAGCGCTGCCCGAGCACCGCAGGACCGTACGGGTGCGCCGATGA
- the kstD gene encoding 3-oxosteroid 1-dehydrogenase yields the protein MFYMTDREYDVVVVGSGAAGMTAALTAAHNGLSVVVIEKAAHYGGSTARSGGGVWIPGNKALRASGRPDDREDARTYLHSIIGDVVPSERIDTYIDRGAEALDFVLDHSPLKMTWVPGYSDYHPEAPGGRPEGRSCEPKPFDTKILGEERFNLEPPYAKAPLNVVVMQADFVRLNLIRRHPKGMLRAMRVGARTYWAKFTRKHIVGMGQAIIAGMRKGLMDANVPLLLNTPMTDLVVTDGVVTGVRALYEGEPVTFTARYGVVLGSGGFEHNAEMRTKYQRQPITTEWTTGAAANTGDGIQAGMAAGAAIGFMEDAWWGPTIFKGGKPWFALAERNLPGSIMVNADGKRFGNESAPYVEAVHTMYGGEYGQGEGPGENIPAWLVFDQRYRNRYIFAGLQPGQRFPSRWMENDFIVKADSIEELADKIGVPAGELTATVARFNGFAETGKDEDFGRGDSHYDRYYGDPTVRPNPCLAALVQGPYYAAKIVPGDLGTKGGLVADTAGRVLREDGSVIEGLYASGNCSTPVMGHTYAGPGATIGPAIAFGYLAVLDIVKRKEEQPATAAAEA from the coding sequence GTGTTCTACATGACTGATCGGGAATACGACGTGGTGGTGGTCGGCAGCGGCGCCGCCGGCATGACCGCCGCCCTCACCGCGGCCCACAACGGCCTGAGCGTGGTGGTCATCGAGAAGGCCGCGCACTACGGCGGGTCGACCGCGCGCTCCGGCGGCGGCGTGTGGATCCCGGGCAACAAGGCGCTGCGCGCGTCCGGTCGGCCCGACGACCGCGAGGACGCACGGACCTATCTGCACAGCATCATCGGCGACGTCGTGCCCTCCGAGCGGATCGACACCTACATCGATCGCGGGGCCGAAGCGCTGGACTTCGTGCTCGATCATTCGCCGCTGAAGATGACGTGGGTGCCGGGCTACTCCGACTACCATCCGGAGGCGCCGGGCGGGCGGCCCGAGGGCCGCTCGTGCGAGCCCAAGCCGTTCGACACGAAGATCCTGGGCGAGGAGCGGTTCAACCTGGAGCCGCCGTACGCGAAGGCTCCGCTGAACGTCGTGGTCATGCAGGCCGACTTCGTGCGGCTCAATCTGATCCGGCGTCATCCGAAGGGCATGCTCCGGGCGATGCGCGTCGGCGCGCGCACCTACTGGGCCAAGTTCACCCGCAAACACATCGTCGGCATGGGGCAGGCCATCATCGCGGGCATGCGCAAGGGCCTCATGGACGCGAACGTGCCGCTGTTGCTGAACACCCCGATGACCGATCTCGTCGTGACCGACGGCGTCGTCACCGGGGTCCGTGCGCTGTACGAGGGCGAGCCGGTCACGTTCACCGCCCGCTACGGCGTCGTCCTCGGCAGCGGCGGTTTCGAGCACAACGCGGAAATGCGCACCAAATACCAGCGCCAGCCCATCACCACCGAGTGGACCACCGGCGCGGCCGCCAATACCGGCGACGGCATCCAAGCGGGCATGGCGGCGGGCGCGGCCATCGGTTTCATGGAGGACGCTTGGTGGGGGCCGACCATCTTCAAGGGCGGCAAGCCCTGGTTCGCGCTGGCCGAACGGAACCTGCCCGGCAGCATCATGGTGAACGCCGACGGCAAGCGATTCGGAAATGAGTCCGCTCCTTACGTCGAGGCAGTGCACACCATGTACGGCGGCGAGTACGGGCAGGGTGAGGGGCCGGGCGAGAACATCCCCGCGTGGCTGGTGTTCGACCAGCGCTACCGGAACCGCTACATCTTCGCCGGGCTACAGCCCGGTCAGCGTTTTCCGTCCCGGTGGATGGAAAACGACTTCATCGTCAAGGCCGACAGCATCGAGGAATTGGCAGACAAGATCGGTGTGCCCGCCGGCGAGCTGACCGCGACCGTCGCCCGGTTCAACGGCTTCGCCGAGACCGGCAAGGACGAGGACTTCGGTCGCGGCGACAGCCACTACGACCGGTACTACGGCGATCCGACCGTGCGGCCGAACCCGTGCCTGGCCGCGCTGGTGCAGGGCCCGTACTACGCCGCCAAAATCGTGCCGGGCGATCTGGGCACCAAAGGCGGGCTGGTGGCCGACACCGCAGGGCGGGTGCTGCGCGAGGACGGCAGCGTCATCGAGGGGCTGTACGCCTCCGGCAACTGCTCCACACCGGTGATGGGCCACACCTACGCCGGGCCCGGAGCCACCATCGGCCCCGCGATCGCCTTCGGGTACCTCGCGGTGCTGGACATCGTCAAGCGCAAGGAGGAGCAGCCCGCCACCGCCGCAGCGGAAGCGTGA
- a CDS encoding AAA family ATPase — translation MTMPMDVTIQRSEAVLRELSRVVVGKQDELQLIMIAVLSGGHVLIEDLPGLGKTLIARSFAAALGLQFTRVQFTPDLLPADLLGSTIYDMSSGRFTFRRGPVFTNVLLADEVNRTPPKTQAALLEAMAEGQVSIDGETLLLPQPFVVLATDNPIEYEGTYPLPEAQLDRFAIQLRLGYLSERDETQMIRRRLERGAQQPQVNQVVDANGLLEMRQSVEYVTVHPDVVSYVVALASATRGHPQVEVGASPRAELDLVQMSRARALLLGRDYVIPEDVKALAIPAMAHRITLRPEMWVRRIRGEDVITELLRRLPVPRATVT, via the coding sequence ATGACCATGCCGATGGACGTGACCATCCAGCGCAGCGAGGCCGTGCTCCGGGAGCTGTCCCGGGTCGTGGTCGGCAAGCAGGACGAGTTGCAGTTGATCATGATCGCCGTGCTGTCCGGTGGGCACGTGCTGATCGAGGACCTACCCGGCCTCGGCAAGACGCTGATCGCGAGATCGTTCGCGGCCGCGCTCGGGCTGCAGTTCACCCGGGTGCAGTTCACGCCCGACCTGCTGCCCGCCGACCTGCTGGGGTCGACGATCTACGACATGTCCTCCGGCCGGTTCACCTTCCGCCGCGGGCCGGTGTTCACCAACGTGCTGCTGGCCGACGAGGTGAACCGCACCCCGCCGAAGACGCAGGCCGCGCTCCTGGAGGCGATGGCGGAGGGGCAGGTCAGCATCGACGGCGAGACGTTGCTGCTGCCGCAACCGTTCGTCGTGCTGGCCACCGACAACCCGATCGAGTACGAGGGCACCTATCCGCTGCCGGAAGCCCAGCTCGACCGGTTCGCCATCCAGCTGCGGCTGGGGTACCTGTCCGAGCGCGACGAGACGCAGATGATCCGTCGCAGACTGGAGCGCGGGGCGCAGCAGCCGCAGGTCAACCAGGTCGTGGACGCGAACGGGCTGCTGGAGATGCGGCAATCCGTCGAATACGTGACCGTGCACCCCGACGTGGTGAGCTACGTCGTCGCGCTGGCGTCGGCCACCAGGGGGCACCCCCAGGTCGAGGTCGGCGCGAGCCCGCGCGCGGAACTCGACCTGGTGCAGATGTCCCGGGCGCGGGCGCTGCTGCTCGGCCGCGACTACGTGATCCCCGAGGACGTGAAGGCGCTGGCGATCCCGGCCATGGCGCACCGGATCACGTTGCGGCCGGAGATGTGGGTGCGCCGCATCCGCGGCGAGGACGTCATCACCGAACTGCTGCGCCGTCTGCCGGTCCCGCGCGCCACCGTGACATGA
- the zapE gene encoding cell division protein ZapE, with protein MEPGVIRWDSDQARAAARLRELVDRRGRPVRRHRGVYLHGRPGRGKTMLMNRFFAQVASERKRRYHFHQFFAELHAAAHASGSIDAAVDALLGDAVLICFDEFHVHDIGDAMLLARLLDALFARRVTLVVTSNYPPDGLLPNPLFHDRLLPTIDRIRAHMDVVPVDGAIDYRSLGVRAGRTGFAAGRYIVAHSAAVVGAGKSAVPQRENEASAEISIGARSLRAIAGDGGALVIDFAALCGVPTSAPDYVALAQRFQRWEIREVPPLYEVPPDWAMRFVNVVDVLYDIDRELTVVASAPLGGLVRGVAEVPDISRLASRLCELSQSSSDIAR; from the coding sequence ATGGAACCCGGTGTCATCCGGTGGGATTCCGATCAGGCGCGGGCGGCGGCGCGGTTGCGCGAGTTGGTCGATCGGCGCGGCCGCCCGGTCCGGCGTCATCGGGGCGTCTATCTCCACGGCAGACCCGGGCGCGGCAAGACCATGCTCATGAACCGGTTCTTCGCCCAGGTGGCGTCCGAACGCAAGCGCCGCTACCACTTCCACCAATTCTTCGCCGAATTGCACGCCGCGGCACACGCGTCCGGCTCGATCGATGCGGCGGTGGACGCGCTGCTCGGTGACGCCGTGCTGATCTGCTTCGACGAGTTCCACGTGCACGACATCGGTGACGCGATGCTGCTCGCACGGCTGCTCGACGCGCTGTTCGCCCGCCGCGTCACGCTGGTGGTGACCTCGAACTATCCGCCGGACGGACTGCTGCCGAATCCGCTGTTCCACGATCGGCTTCTGCCGACGATCGACCGGATCCGCGCGCACATGGACGTGGTGCCGGTCGACGGCGCGATCGATTATCGCTCTCTCGGCGTGCGCGCCGGCCGCACCGGATTCGCCGCCGGGCGATACATCGTGGCGCACTCGGCGGCGGTCGTCGGCGCGGGAAAAAGCGCTGTGCCACAACGCGAGAACGAAGCGTCTGCCGAGATTTCCATCGGCGCCCGCAGTTTGCGCGCCATTGCCGGAGACGGCGGCGCTCTCGTCATCGACTTCGCCGCATTGTGTGGAGTCCCAACTTCCGCGCCGGATTATGTTGCGCTGGCCCAACGTTTTCAGCGCTGGGAAATCCGGGAAGTGCCTCCGCTGTATGAAGTTCCGCCCGACTGGGCGATGCGTTTCGTGAACGTGGTCGATGTTCTCTACGACATCGATCGGGAGCTCACCGTCGTCGCGTCCGCGCCGCTCGGCGGGCTCGTGCGAGGCGTGGCGGAAGTGCCGGATATCTCACGTTTGGCGAGCCGTCTTTGTGAATTGTCCCAGTCCTCGTCGGATATCGCCCGGTAG
- a CDS encoding PucR family transcriptional regulator, with protein sequence MVTLDRLANVLSGYGIRLRLGSVPRSTPLRSVVIHGTDQDPTETGDVLLGIGAHSVSEVVEWAVSARAVVALLRGSAETETEPDAEGVAVLVVDPAVAWSELAAVVYGLVLEGRETEAGRGPTDLFALADSLAEAVGGAVTIEDRRSRVLAYSKPKQHLDQARVDTILSREMPPWLRALFDARGVFAHLAASDEPLFVPGQAEHGVTGRMVVAVRVGRQLLGSVWVSCPAPLRGARRAALADGARTVALHLLRSRASADLERQVESDLVIRLLEGAADAATVASRLGLAPEKLRVLALRARGADERHAALLLIFERATTGFGWSRSTRSALVGDTVYTVLPADPAATARRWVDELEAALPARMTVSAGVSGVARATELASARREADECLALHEARPAAAPAPAYDESWDEILLQRLRTAGLAGRAPERGPVSELRRHDRVHSTQYVATLRAWLQAQGDPARAGVQLGVHENTVRNRLRKMAEVTDLGLDDPRKRLAMMIELAVSDTV encoded by the coding sequence GTGGTGACCTTGGACCGATTGGCGAACGTACTGAGCGGCTATGGGATTCGATTGCGGTTGGGGTCGGTTCCCCGGTCCACCCCACTGCGCAGCGTGGTGATCCACGGGACCGATCAGGACCCCACGGAAACGGGCGACGTGCTGCTGGGGATCGGGGCACACTCGGTGTCGGAGGTGGTGGAATGGGCCGTCTCGGCGCGCGCGGTCGTCGCTCTTCTGCGCGGCAGTGCGGAGACCGAGACCGAGCCGGATGCCGAGGGCGTGGCGGTGCTGGTGGTCGATCCCGCGGTGGCCTGGAGCGAGCTGGCCGCGGTGGTCTACGGGTTGGTGCTGGAAGGTCGGGAGACCGAGGCCGGTCGCGGTCCGACCGATCTGTTCGCCTTGGCCGACAGTCTGGCCGAGGCTGTCGGGGGAGCGGTGACGATCGAGGACCGGCGGTCTCGGGTGCTGGCGTATTCGAAGCCGAAGCAGCACCTCGATCAGGCGCGGGTCGACACGATTCTGAGCAGGGAGATGCCGCCGTGGTTGCGGGCACTCTTCGACGCGCGTGGTGTCTTCGCACATCTGGCCGCCTCGGATGAGCCGTTGTTCGTGCCCGGGCAGGCGGAACACGGTGTGACGGGGCGAATGGTCGTGGCCGTGCGCGTGGGCAGGCAACTGCTGGGCTCGGTGTGGGTTTCGTGCCCGGCACCGTTGCGTGGGGCTCGCCGCGCGGCCTTGGCCGACGGTGCGCGTACGGTGGCCCTGCACCTGTTGCGCTCGCGGGCCAGCGCGGATCTGGAACGTCAGGTGGAATCGGACCTGGTCATCCGCTTACTGGAGGGCGCGGCCGACGCGGCGACGGTGGCCAGCAGACTGGGGTTGGCGCCGGAGAAGTTGCGCGTGCTCGCGCTGCGGGCTCGGGGCGCGGACGAGCGGCACGCCGCGCTGCTGTTGATCTTCGAGCGAGCGACGACCGGATTCGGCTGGTCCCGGTCGACCCGCAGCGCCTTGGTCGGCGACACCGTCTACACCGTGCTGCCCGCTGATCCCGCTGCGACGGCACGCCGTTGGGTCGATGAGCTGGAAGCCGCCCTGCCCGCGCGGATGACGGTGTCGGCCGGCGTCAGCGGTGTTGCGAGGGCTACGGAATTGGCGTCGGCGCGGCGAGAGGCCGACGAGTGCCTGGCGCTGCACGAGGCCCGGCCGGCAGCTGCCCCGGCCCCCGCCTATGACGAGTCGTGGGATGAGATTCTGCTACAGCGGTTGCGCACCGCGGGGCTCGCCGGACGCGCCCCGGAGCGGGGGCCGGTGTCGGAATTGCGGCGGCACGACCGCGTGCACTCCACCCAGTACGTGGCGACGCTGCGCGCCTGGTTGCAGGCGCAGGGCGATCCCGCGCGGGCAGGCGTACAACTCGGCGTGCACGAGAACACCGTCCGCAACCGGCTGCGCAAGATGGCGGAGGTGACCGACCTCGGCTTGGACGATCCCCGCAAACGTCTAGCCATGATGATCGAACTCGCCGTCAGCGACACCGTCTGA
- a CDS encoding TetR/AcrR family transcriptional regulator: MSTGDRRVLLVDTAIELIATKGLRGLTHRALDTELALPPGSTSYYFRTKRALIEAIVDRITDRSRTDFAAAFAPPSAAAPESAAEAVAAWLDRLLADRRAHLIARHALLVDLLDDRDLHPRLARSLFSVDRARDLFHAMGASDPRTRAADFVAVVEGAVFDRFAGNRTALRPGTPESVRQLARILAAHLNA, encoded by the coding sequence ATGTCCACAGGCGACCGGCGCGTGCTCCTCGTCGACACGGCCATCGAACTGATCGCGACCAAGGGCCTGCGCGGGCTCACCCACCGCGCGTTGGACACGGAACTGGCACTGCCCCCTGGATCGACCTCGTACTACTTCCGCACCAAACGCGCGCTCATCGAGGCCATCGTGGACCGGATCACCGACCGATCCCGCACGGATTTCGCCGCCGCGTTCGCGCCCCCCTCCGCCGCCGCGCCGGAATCGGCCGCCGAGGCCGTCGCCGCCTGGCTCGACCGGCTGCTGGCCGACCGGCGCGCGCATCTGATCGCCCGCCATGCCCTGCTCGTCGACCTGCTCGACGATCGCGACCTGCATCCCCGGCTGGCGCGCAGCCTGTTCTCGGTCGACCGCGCCCGAGACCTCTTCCACGCCATGGGCGCGTCCGACCCGCGGACCCGGGCGGCGGACTTCGTCGCCGTCGTCGAGGGCGCCGTCTTCGACCGCTTCGCGGGCAACCGCACCGCCCTGCGCCCAGGCACGCCGGAGAGTGTGCGGCAATTGGCTCGTATCCTCGCCGCACACCTGAACGCGTGA
- a CDS encoding CBS domain-containing protein yields the protein MQVREVMQRPVIAVRRDDTAREAALLLAGSGYAALPVLDEDDRLIGMLTSGDLLRSGELDDEVGAVMTTPAVSLPHNAAPAEVMSRLATHGLRSLPVVDAEDRVVGMFSRGDALRILLTPDDALAADAQSLLDQYRGARRWQVTVDDGDATISGRFADESERRIAIALTRTVPGIRTASIARTPAAAEH from the coding sequence ATGCAGGTACGCGAGGTGATGCAGCGACCGGTCATCGCCGTGCGGCGCGACGATACGGCACGCGAGGCGGCGCTGCTGCTCGCCGGATCGGGCTACGCGGCGCTGCCCGTTCTCGACGAGGACGACCGTCTCATCGGGATGCTCACCAGCGGTGATCTCTTGCGGTCCGGAGAACTCGACGACGAGGTCGGCGCGGTGATGACCACGCCCGCGGTGTCGCTGCCGCACAACGCGGCGCCGGCCGAGGTGATGAGCAGGCTGGCAACACACGGATTGCGCAGTCTGCCGGTCGTCGACGCCGAAGACCGCGTGGTCGGCATGTTCAGCCGCGGCGACGCGTTGCGGATCTTGCTCACCCCGGACGACGCGCTCGCGGCCGATGCGCAAAGCCTGCTGGATCAATACCGCGGCGCCCGGCGCTGGCAGGTCACCGTCGACGACGGCGACGCCACGATCTCCGGCCGGTTCGCCGACGAATCCGAACGACGCATCGCCATCGCCTTGACCCGCACCGTGCCGGGCATCCGCACCGCGAGCATCGCGCGCACACCCGCCGCGGCCGAGCATTGA
- a CDS encoding NUDIX hydrolase — protein sequence MVDRHLVDVHVLLLRGAEVLLSRRRSADEFDGLWHLPAGKLEAGESALAAAAREACEEVGVVIAPADLRHVHSAHVVDTGREARIGLFFETRRWSGEPVNREPGKSYELRWFPLADLPETLIPYPAAGIRGYLDGVTYSQRGWPD from the coding sequence GTGGTGGACCGGCATCTGGTGGACGTGCACGTGCTGTTGCTGCGCGGCGCGGAGGTGTTGCTGAGCAGGCGGCGCAGTGCGGACGAGTTCGACGGGCTGTGGCACCTGCCGGCCGGGAAACTGGAGGCGGGGGAGTCGGCACTCGCCGCGGCGGCCCGCGAAGCGTGCGAGGAGGTCGGCGTGGTGATCGCTCCGGCGGATCTGCGGCACGTGCACTCCGCGCACGTGGTAGATACCGGGCGGGAGGCGCGGATCGGGTTGTTCTTCGAGACGCGCCGCTGGTCGGGCGAGCCGGTCAACCGCGAGCCCGGCAAGTCGTACGAACTGCGCTGGTTCCCCCTGGCAGACCTGCCGGAGACGCTGATCCCGTACCCGGCCGCAGGCATCCGCGGCTATCTCGACGGCGTGACCTACAGCCAGCGCGGCTGGCCGGACTGA
- a CDS encoding MaoC/PaaZ C-terminal domain-containing protein yields MPIDPKIALGAQLPSREFAWTPSDVQLYQLGLGAGTRWTDPAELRYLDDREPQVLPTFATVAATVHETEPPKVSFPGVEIDLAKVVHGHQEVEVHRPIPAAGKATKTSRIAEIWDKGSAAVIVQEHTVTGSDGAPLWTERSSIFAKGEGGFGGERGPSTKTELPDRAPDFDVTTPTLPQQALLYRMSGDRNPLHSDPEFARAAGFPAPILHGLCTYGIVCKTVTDTVLDSDASRVTGFRARFAGVLYPGETIRTRIWRQDDVLTIAATVVERDEAPVLGDVELRFRPA; encoded by the coding sequence ATGCCCATCGACCCGAAGATCGCGCTCGGCGCGCAACTGCCGAGCCGGGAGTTCGCCTGGACCCCCTCGGACGTGCAGCTCTACCAGCTGGGCCTCGGCGCGGGCACGCGCTGGACCGACCCGGCCGAGCTGCGCTACCTCGACGACCGGGAACCGCAGGTGCTGCCGACCTTCGCCACCGTGGCGGCGACGGTGCACGAGACCGAGCCGCCGAAGGTGAGCTTCCCCGGGGTCGAGATCGACCTGGCGAAGGTGGTGCACGGTCACCAAGAGGTCGAGGTGCACCGGCCGATCCCGGCGGCGGGCAAGGCGACCAAGACCAGCCGGATCGCCGAGATCTGGGACAAGGGCTCGGCCGCGGTCATCGTGCAGGAGCACACCGTCACCGGCTCCGACGGAGCGCCGCTGTGGACCGAGCGCTCCTCGATCTTCGCCAAGGGCGAGGGCGGCTTCGGCGGCGAGCGCGGACCGAGCACCAAGACCGAATTACCGGATCGCGCTCCGGATTTCGACGTCACCACGCCGACGCTGCCGCAGCAGGCATTGCTCTACCGGATGTCCGGTGATCGCAACCCGCTGCACTCGGATCCCGAATTCGCCCGCGCGGCCGGGTTTCCCGCGCCCATCCTGCACGGGTTGTGCACCTACGGCATCGTCTGCAAGACCGTGACCGACACCGTGCTCGACTCCGACGCGAGCCGCGTCACCGGTTTCCGCGCCCGATTCGCCGGTGTGCTCTACCCGGGCGAGACGATCCGCACCCGGATCTGGCGTCAGGACGACGTGCTCACCATCGCCGCGACCGTGGTCGAACGCGACGAGGCACCGGTCCTCGGCGACGTCGAGCTGCGGTTCCGGCCCGCCTGA